The genomic region tatcttgaatgtttccagagaTGGAGCATGTATCACCTcagggcaacctgttccagtgggTCACCACACTGATTGAAAAAATTTCCACCTTAGATCTAATCTAAATTAACTCTTCTTCAATTTAAAACCACTATCCCTTGTCCTAGCACAACAGGTCCTGCTAAAACATTTTCCCCCATCTTTCTTAAAAGGCCCACTTCAAGCCCTTAAAGGCTACAATAAAGTCTCCCCAGAGCCCGAACAATTCTAATTCTCCCAGCCATGAATTAGGAAGAACACCCTATTGGGAGGAGAAGTCCTGAGCCATGGGGTAATAGTGATGGAGCCTTGCTCAGTCCAGTTAGTTCATGGAGGtgttccctgctgctggctAATCTACAGCAGGCCCAGCAAAGCCACAGAAAGGGGACAGGACCTTCCCCATCCACCCCCCGAGCCACGCATGCATGGAGTCTGGAATGCAGGTTACCTTTCCTCCAATCATAATGGTCCTGGGCACAAAGGATTTGGATGGATTACATCTGATGCCTGAAAGAGCAGGGATCTTTCTTCAAAATTTTTTCAAATTTGAAAGCtcaaatttgattttaaaaaaaaccccaaaaaattaaaaatcttcaGAACTGAAGATAAGCTGGGCAGAGTTTACTGCCTGATCAGAGGCGGGCTGGTTCTCAGCCCATGTCACAAGGACCCATCAACCTTGTAGGACCCTGACGCCCAACCAGAcatctgctggagctgtggtgggCAAAAAAAGGCCACAGAATCCTTGGGGATTCAGATCCTTGGAGAACTCCTCAAGCCAGAACAATGCAGAGCTCCAATGACTTGCCTCCCTTTGGGAATGGGCAGGGCCCCAAGTATACAATGGGAAATGGGGCCTTAACTTGCACCAGGTCACTCTCGACAGCTGTAGAACAGGTGTGGAGGTTACCTGGGCTGGAGATTTGGGCTGTGAGCTTTTCCCCAGAGCTCTGTATGAGCCTTCAGCCACTCTGTCTTCCCTCCTGGAGAGAAGCCCTGGCAGTGAGAGGTCGGGGGACTTACGGTTGTAGAGGGTGATGGCGTGCAGGCAGTTCAGCAGCTGCCGCTTGTACTCATGGATTCGCTTCACCTGGACATCAAACATGGACATAGGGTTGATCTTCACCTTGTAATGCTCCTCCAGGTAGGCTGCAAACTTCAGCTTGTTCTCCTGGCAGAAAAATTTGAGGAACAGGCATGAGTTGCCAGGGCTTGCATCAGAAGTGAGCATTTGCTGCTGGGATGTTCCTGGCAGCATGGTGCTTTTCACCTTCCTCCCCCAGTGCACATTACCTGCTTGACTTTTGCCACATCCCTGATAAAAGTCTCATTATCGATGAACTCCAGTAGCTTCTTCAGCTGGCTCAGATCTGTGATAAAGCCTTCTCCAATTTTCTAAAACAACAAATTAGGAATGTCATGAGACACTTCACCCAGTCCACAACTGCCCTTTCCCAGCAGAGGTGCCACAGTCCCCTTGGGAACTGGAAGAGGCAGTGTGCCACATTGGAAAAGGGGCACATAGGAAAAGAGGCACAGTTTCTTATTATGAGATTATTTCTCTGCATCACAAAGAAGCCCAATGGAAACAGGGCACTTGCAAAAATTCAGACAAACCCCCTTTTCTCAAGGAGTTTTAGCGGGAAGAAGGAGATGTGTGCACATGTGCCATGGCCTCCTGGCAGCTGGAGAAACCAATGGGCAGGACATGAAGATTCATTTAACTACTGGATGATATTCAGTCATGgcatgttgcagtgtgatgtaaAAACCTGCCCTAAAGGGCCTGGGAAATACAAGGGACAGAACTGGAGCTGGGCCTCCATGAGAGGAGCTCCTTTGTGCCTATGAAGCTGAACACTTGTCCAGACACCCTATGGTTGTGCCTGTGTGCACATGTCCCATGAGGGCAGGGACCAGATCCAGATTTCTGCCGCTTTTTTTGGCCAACTCTTCATCATCAGCTTTAGAGCCCTGCCAATCTCACACCTACACGTGCCACAGCATGGTcctcccaggctgtccccaaagAACTGCCAGGTGTCATATGTCAtggacatattttctgaaaaatacttctgctaggctttttctcctgagaagctgagaagcctcagaggaaaagaaaaacaataattatctgctgctgtggaatgtaacaggtgcatctgggattggtccaTGTGAGCTgttttttacttgatgaccaatgacagcccCCTGTgttgaggctgtgagcagtcacaagattttattatcattcctttctattcctttcaagccttctgataaaatcctttcttctattatttagtatagttttagtatataattttctttaatataatatatatcataaaataataaatcagccttctgaaacatggactcaagattctcatctcttccctctcctGGGACCACCACAGTCACCTTCAGGGCTGACCAGACCACAGGAAGAGGTGACCAAAGGGATCACACTCAGCTCCTCACTTCACATGATCACCACTCACCTCAGCAATAATGTCAGCCAATCCTGGGTTGCACAGCAGGAGCCAGCGCCTCGGCGTGATCCCATTGGTCTTGTTCTGAAACTTTTCTGGCTCCAGCTCGTAGAAATCCTTGAACCTGGAACACCACAAAACTCTGAGCCACCCACCACCACCCGAGCTACAGCTGAGCCCCCCCAGTGTGTGCTCCTGACTTAGGGCAGGCTCTATCACTCTTTGCTTCCTCAGCTGTACTGCCAAGAGTTTCACCAGCTCCAAAGGGAGAGAGTCTCCCCAGCAAGGCAACtaaagcagagctgggacacccagctgccccagctAACCCTTCGCAGCCGGCAGGCAAAGCCCAGTGAGGGGAGGGggtgtgctgctggctgtgtcCCAACTCACACCGAGTTCTTCACGATGTCGGAGTGGATGCGGGCCACGCCGTTGACGGCGTGGGAGCCGATGACGCAGAGATGAGCCATGTTGATCCTCTTGCAGTCCCCCTCCTCGATCACCGACATCCTCCGCAGCCGGTCGATGTCCCCCGGGTACAGAGCTGCCACGcgctgcaggcagggagagggacgtgggtgacacagccacagcaccTGGGAGCACTCCCATCCTAAAGGTGGTCACACCAAGGTCCCCAGAGTCCCCGCAGCCTGGCGCCGGCCCCTTACATCCAGGTGCATTTGGTTGAGGGCGTAAATGATCTCCAGGTGCCGCGGCAGCAGCTTCTCAAACATGGAGACCGGCCAGCGCTCCAGGGCTTCGGGCAGCACGGTGTGGTTGGTGTAGGCACAGGTCCTTTTTGTGATCTCCCAGGCCTGCGTTGCAGAAAGCAGGTTAGTGCACGTGCACCCAGGCcaggcaggaaaaggaaatcCCACAGGTCCTTCCCCTGTGagctccccagagctcccagctctgctcacctTGTCCCAGTCCACCTTCTCCACATCCACCAGGATTCTCATGAGCTCTGGTATGGACAGGGCAGGGTGGGTGTCATTTAGCTGAATAGCCACCTGTAACACAGACTTGCTGGTCTCAGTTCTGGCACTGACAGGACTGTGACAGTGCCCTGCATGCATGGGGTTGGCTAAGGGTCAGCCCCAAGGCTCTTCTCATGACTCACAACCCAGAAACAGACAGACCTCTCAGTAATGGAGCTATTCAAACTTCACAAGTTTTGCTCcaaattgcaatttttttccctgggaaaacAGGCCTGGAGATCATCTGTTTTACAACCCAAATTGCCAGGATGTTTGTATAAATGCCCCCATTTAGTCCTGAGCATCCTGCTCTCCCTCGAGAGAGGCAGGTCTGGCTGAAATTTCCCCAGTGCCTCTGCCCACAGACTCACCTTGTCTGGGAAGGTTTCAAAGCATGTTCTCACAGGGTCTCGGCAGCCAAACTTGGAGGACTTGAAGCGGCGGATGATGTCCTGGAGGGTGGCAGCCACCACGAAGTACTCCTGCTTCAGCCGCAGCTCCTTGCCTTCAAAGAACTGCAACAGGGGGCACCACATCcatcagagctgcagctgccatccCCACCTGGCAGCCAAAGCCCTGGAGATGCTCCTCTCCACCCCGAGGGGCTTCCCAACAGGCTTCACACGTTTGGCTCCTCACCAGGGCAAATGTGGATGTTTCTCATCTGTCTCTGATGTGGACAGCAGCTGTAGGGACTCACAAAGGGGCTTGGCATCCCAAACAGCTGCTTCCAGAGAGAGCAACTGAGAGAGAGAGCCTGCCCCATCCATGCTACTCCTACAGAGCCAGCACAGATCCCTCCCTCGTGGCAAAATCCTTTGCAGGGTTTTTTGGCAAAGGATTTTGGGCTTTCTGCAATAGCCAGGAGTGTCtctggacacagcagctgcctcacACACACTGTGCTTTCTGCTGGTCTATTTTAAAACACCAAAAGGTTTGACAGGGTGTGGGGCAAAGTGCAAgggatttgcttttccagaaCAGATGCCAATCCATGACTAGATATGAGGGCTCTTCCCTTTTGGACTCAGAGTCCAGTGAGTGCTTGGCCTGGGACAGCGCTTGCAGTGAGAAATCCCTTGAACTGGGGATGGAAATGAGTCCCCACTGTGTAAACTGGCAACTGCCTTGAAATTGAAGGAGTAATGTCTTCCTCTCCACACTGTATGGAACAGAGCAGCTACACCAGACAGGTGTAGCCATATGGGCCAGACTCTCAGCTGCTAATCAGACAGCAAAGACCCtctggagccagcagagccactCCTGTTCACTGGGAATTATAGGGACAACCTATTCTGTATTAAAGCAGAGCAACAAGCATCGGATGGCCATGACCTTCCAGTGTTGGCAAACAAGGAGATACAACTGCAGAAAGGATGATTCTGAGCAACAGGGAAAGAGGCAAGCAAGTCACTCACGTTATCATTCGGGTACAGGACTCTGGATATGTTTTCTGCCAGGTTTCTGTCCAACACAGCCTCAATGTAGTCACCCATGTTGACTGCAGGGAGAGaaacacacacagcactgcagcagctgtaGAGATTCAGGCAGATCCTTGACACCAcacttttccctcttctcttgCAGAGAGGTTTTGTAACAGGAATATTCAGGCTGGTACTAATGGAACAGGATGGGAATGTACATGTGTGAAAGGCACTAGAGTGACAGGAGGAGATGGGTGGGTATCCTGGTGTATGAGGGCTCTGGAAGCAGCTGGGAAGTAGTGTGATCCATGGATGTGCACACAGTGCTGTGGTTTGGAGATAGCTatgaaataaacacaaagcagGGCAGATGTGAAGTGCTGCACCATGCAGGTGCCATGCACAAAGGGACAGAtgtgtcccagcctggccagaggAGAGGCAGTGGAGGGACAGCACTTACACTCCTGGAGGTTGAAGTCGTTTGGAGCCTTGGCAGACCAGAGTCTCATGGTGTTCACAGTGTTGTTCTTGTATCCAGGCACTGGGGTGTCGTAAGGCATGGCAAGGACAACCTGAAAAGGACAGTAAGAACAACCTGAAAAGGACAGTGTCCCCCCCTGGTTACAGcacagtgacctggagaatGTGGGACAGTGGCTGAAACCTCTGCAAGAAGAATCCAGAGGACAAAGACAAGTCCTGGCTGTGGAAGGAATCTCACCTCACTAAAATACATCTGCTGAGCTTCACAGACTTCCCTGCTATCATGGGCACTTCCACCACCTAATGGGAAACATTCACAGGAGAACCAGAGCTGTCTGGAGCTTTACTGACCAACTTGACTTTCAACCCCATCAATGACATGCAAAAGAGACTTGCAGGAAACCTGCTGACCTTCCTGTATTAACTGGAGTACCTATCAAAGCACTGAAAACACCCTCAGCTGCCCACTGGGATTCTGTTTGTGCTGGGAAAAAGCCAGGGCAGGTTGGACTTTTGTGTTTCCATCTGGGATTAACTCCACAGCCTGAATCCTGCCCATTAGCCTTCTGCAACCTGCCAGGACCAAACCCTACAACTGCAGCTCCATTTCCAGAGCCATCCACCCAATATTCAGAGTTTGTTGAACCTGCCTGGATAACTCCACTGAGATCTCCAGCACCTGAACTGAGCATGAGTGTGAAACTCCTTGTGCAGTTTGCAGATGATGCTTAAGCTTCAGGAGACTACAGGGAGTAACCCTGGACCTCCCAGGTCACACAGCAGGGAAAACCTGGGCAGATCAGCATGTGGGTCATGAACAACAGCCTCTTTGTGCTggcatgggcagcagctcccctctgGGGACAGTCAGCAACAGCTCAggctctccaagctgctgttaCCAGCTCCGAACATGGAAGCAggcagggagcctgcccagggaCTGGGGCACACATCACATGAACTCAGCCATGCTATATTTGGAGACTGCATCTTTGGCTTTTTTGAACCTTTCCAACTTGTTCCTTTAACAGCACTATCTGAAAAGTCACCTCCTTGTAGGAAGCAGTGTTTGGGATCCCTGAAACCCCAGACTACCAGCAGGATCAGAAGAGAGACATGTTGAACTGCAATGGCACTTGGTCCCCAAATGGATGCCTGCTGCACTTGGGGGCCAGAGAGCTCTGGCACAGTGCTCCCAAGAGGTTCACTGTGCTGGGGATGTGGTGTCGAACCCCTGCACTGTTAACGTGGCAATGACCTGGGTCACTTCACAGCCTCTGACAACCAGAGACAAAATGGTTTATTTCTCCTCTGAGCAGGCCCAGGTGACTCTGTAACAGCTTCAGCTCTTGGTGCTGAAGAGAATGGCTGAGCTCTGTGGCTGTGAGCTCCTCGGATTAACTGAGCTGGTTCATCAGGCTGAGAGACCGCTGAACATTATGGGAACAAGGCTAGGTCATCTCCCTGAATCACAGAGAAATTAAttgtccttccttcctccagCCTGAGTAGTGCTTACAGAGGAGAGGCTGAAGCATTTTAGATTCACCTGTGTCTTTGATAGCAGCAAAATGGGAATGCACCCCCATGATGCAGTAGCCTGAACAAGCACGAGCTCCTGAAGTACAGCATTACCTCCTCAGCTGTGGGACAGGCTGAAGGAGTGGTGGTGCTCCATGATGCCACAAAACAAGGCCTCCAGGCATCCTGGAGACTGGAATCCACACCTCTAGCCTCCCCTGACAGCACCCTGCCCAttgggctgctctgggaaaaaGGAACTTGCTCTCACAACAAGAGTTAAACACCCACAGCGTTGCTCCATgcctctgcacagcagcagcatcagaacCAGCTGAAAATCCACAGTGTGAATGGCCAGCAGCATGGAAGGAGCCTACAATTCTCCTCCAACATAAATCCATGTAAGACTGTGCAGCTTTGCCCTGGAGATCAACAGATCTCTCTTTTTTCTCAAATCCTGCTGCAACAATTCAACAAAAGCTTTTATCTCCTCAAACCCCATAGGCTACGAAGTCACCTTTGTAAACTGAAGTTTGGCTAGTCcgggagagaagcagagcctgaagacctcaggcagccccagggtTACCCTGTCCGgccttccccagcccagcagggggAGACTGACGGTGGTACCTGGGTGTCGATCCACTTCACGCCCTCGGCAGTGTGCTCCACGCGGCCGTAGAAGTGCACCGGGAGCATGTACTCGGGGCGGGCCTTCTCCCAGGGGTTCCCGTAGCGCAGCCAGTCGTCTGCCTCCTCCACCTGCAAGGGGCACACGGGATCAAGGAGAGCTTGTGGCTCCAGGAGAAGGCTGAACGTGGCTCTTCACTGGGAGACCGGTTTAAAAGCAAAGCTACAGCAAGCTGCCTTTAAAAATGGATGTGCAGAGGCCTCTAGAGGATAGCcgggtgtgaaaaatgcatgtatttgatgattggcttttcgcaaatattcaaatgaatattatatgtgttgtgttagaaagtaatgctgtattaattctcttaagtactgtgttaaatatagttttaggttataaaaattgttaaaatagaaactatgttatgtaggatactttttttaaagagaggacttgcagcgagatagcagccacaggacacctaaatctttcagagaaaaagaatttattgctccattatcaggagaaaccaacttcttcctgcctcgaaggtgctgttaggattcagaggaagaagttgatgatgaccagacagaatcctgtatttgaatagAATTtctgcatcatgtatgaagtgtatgaatatgcaacaggctgctgcttttaagggttaatcctctgttaacgtgggtcctttttcgggctcatgctgcccagaaaaaagTACCCGGACTGTCCctaactctttgtctctattgtctcataatgtcgtaattcaaattgtccaaattattattactctaattgtattactatttttataaccattttattactattaaacttttaaaattttaaaaacaagtgattggcgtttttcacaccaGGCTTTCCAAAGCTTGGATGATGCATCCCAGCTGGTATAAATAAATCAGCCTCTACAGATCTTTGTTAAGGTTTAAGCCATGCAAACTGCACAGACCCCTGCTCTCGGTCTGCCTCCAGGCCTTCACATCCAGTTTGACTGTGGATGCTGTGGAATATGTGGGATGTGGCAGCCAGTGGTGATGTTCCTGGCCACAAGCCACACCTGGTAAGCCAGGCCTTGTTAACTGCTCTGCCCTCTGCCAGAGGGGGATTCTCCCTTCAGCTCACAACTGTGGCAATGGGAGCGAAGTGAATCCATCGGAGCCACCCAGGCTGGTGTTATCCAGAGATGCTTTGTGCCTCCACGCATTTCTCTGCTGTAGGGGGAGGGACTTAAAGGAAGGGGGAGATAGTGGGACAAGGAGGGGCAAGGCAGGGGGGAGGGCCACAGCCCAGCATGCCACCACCCCTGGTCTTTTTTAAGAAACATGAAGTCAAATACAGGGGAAGCTTTCCCCTCCCTGTTTTCACCATTTATGGGGCCTGGCATTGCAGCTTCTTTGtggagaagcaggaaaaaacaaCTTTCAAACCTCTCATGGTCCCTGACCTACAGAGTGGTATTTTAAGGAGAAAACGATACTTTATACCCCAAAGCAAGGTGAGTCTTCTAATGAAAACCATTTCCAGACACACACTAAAGGAAAACTGCCAGCTGAGGCAGTTTTTTTAGCCTACTTTCACTGGAAAATAGTATGATCACTAATGCTACAGGAAAATTCCTGTTTAATCCCTGTCTGCCACTGACCAGGGaacccacaggagcagcaatcacCCCAGATACTTGCCTATGTTCCATACTGATCAAACACATCCTTTGCCAGACACCTTCCTGAGGTACTTAGGCACATCTCCATCCTTAGCCTGACTGCTTTGCTGACTCACAGCCAGTCTGGATGGGTCTCTGGGGCTgttgcagctgcactgtggaGACCCAGGCAGGCAAACCTCTGGTCTCAGCCATACCCTGTGGCTCAACTCCCACATCATCTTGCCCAGTGATGGACTCAAATGCCCAGTTTAAGAGCAGCTCAAGGCACTGCAGTGCCTTTTACATCCAGGCCTTGTCCACAGCatgaaagagagggagaaagagggaCCTGAGTTTTCCAAGTACCTGCCAGCCATCGACAATCTTCTGGTTGAAGATCCCAAACTCGTAGCGGATGCCGTAACCATACGCTGCCAGCCCCAGTGTGGCCATGGAGTCCAGGAAACAGGCTGAAAGGGTGAAGGAAACAGGCTGAAAGGGTGAAGGAAACAGGCTGTAGGAGCAGAGCATGGGCACTCTGCAAGGAACCTCACTCCTTGCTTGCTGCACATGCTACAGACTGCTGTGCATGGAGATGAGGAGCTGCCACAACAGTGCTGCTGGAAATGTTCATTACTCAGAGGAAACCCATGTGCAAAAGGGAGACAAGGAGGCAGTCTGTAGCAGGACTCTATGCATGTCCTGCTGAGCAACCACAAACACCCAAAATTGCTGGTGACAAGGACAGAtcaccaaaaccccaaatccagcttTGTTGCAGTGAGAGCTCTTCTAAACCTGCCTTGCTCTAAGCCTGTCTGCCCAGTAAAGCAGAGCTTCTGACCCCAACCTGCTGCACCACCAGCTCCTTAACTATTAATGCTTCCAAAGGAAGCCTTTCCAGCCCTCAATCCAGGCAGTTCTGGTAAAGATCAGCCTCAGCATTTactctgtgctggggagctctcATCTCCAGCTGTCCCACAGGACAGGCAGACTAAAATAGCAGCCAGCAATCTGCCTGTGTGAGAGCTGTTGAGTGCCTCTGAGAAGTGAGAGGTTTCACAGGGAggtgaggagaaaggctccagACAGCCTCTTCcagccagagctctgcctgctgcactGCAGAACATACACCtacagctctgggctgctctccctggGGAGAAGGTGTTTCTggccagccaggagcaggcaggagggtCCCACTAGCAGATGCCAGTGGTGAGGGTGTGACAGCCACACCACCCTCGGTCCCTGTGCACTCTGCATGAGGAGGGAACTCCCCTCCCCCTGTATTACCTGCCAGGCGGCCCAGGCCTCCATTTCCCAGGCCAGCATCTTCTTCAATTTCTTCCAGCTCCTCCAAGTCCAAACCCAGCTATTGGAGAAAACCACAGCAGAACACGTCACCAAACAAACCCCATGTCCTGAGCTGCTCTCCAAGGAGCACAAACACATCCCAAAACCACCCACACTGAAGGAAATTAAACCCACAAGGTCTCTGATTCCCTCCCCACAAAGCATCTCACCAGCACCTAGTCCTTGGGCAGCCCAATTGATTGCAAAACAATTTAGCCCATCACCAGATGTTGCTTTCCCATGAAGAAGGTTTCCTTAGAGAATTCAAACAAAACCCTGATGCCCTAGCAGCCCCTCAGGTGAGGATGCCCTTTGACCAAACCTGGCATTGGAGACAATATGGGGGGAATGGTCAAGCCAGTGTGCAAGGGACCCCCGagtcctgcctgggcaggggaggTCATCCCTCTGCTTGTGCACTGAGTCCTTGAGGAAGGGcatggccaggctggcagcagtgaCTGCAGCATTCACCATCACTCTCTGTGCTTCCCacatcctgcccagcctgccacCGAGCTCCTTGGCTGCAGTCTGTGGCTGGAAGTGGTTGCCTGCATCTCTTGAGCCATTTGTTCTATGGTCTGGGGGCCCCTGCCAGAGGCAGGCtaaggctgccagcagcaagGACTCTCCAGGCGTCCAGGGGTGCAGACTCtcagggggcagcagcagctcaccccGGTGCCAGGGGGGACAGCACGGTGTCAAGCCAATACAGCTGCTCCCCAAACTGTTTTCCCAGCACTTCAATGGTCTGCAACCACAAGATGGGAAAGCCTCATGTGCAGAGTGATGGGGACACAAACACTGAGACAAATTCTCTCAGTGACAGAGCCATGCTGGATGTGAGACCTTCGAAGCAACCTGGCCACGGGCCATGATGAGCTCCACAGGCTGGAGGCTACAGCAAGGGAAGCCTTGGCCTGTCGGGCCAAATC from Agelaius phoeniceus isolate bAgePho1 chromosome 3, bAgePho1.hap1, whole genome shotgun sequence harbors:
- the PYGB gene encoding glycogen phosphorylase, brain form, with the protein product MAAPLSDGDRRKQISVRGIAGLGDVAEVRKSFNRHLHFTLVKDRNVATPRDYYFALAHTVRDHLVGRWIRTQQHYYERDPKRIYYLSLEFYMGRTLQNTMVNLGLQNACDEAIYQLGLDLEELEEIEEDAGLGNGGLGRLAACFLDSMATLGLAAYGYGIRYEFGIFNQKIVDGWQVEEADDWLRYGNPWEKARPEYMLPVHFYGRVEHTAEGVKWIDTQVVLAMPYDTPVPGYKNNTVNTMRLWSAKAPNDFNLQEFNMGDYIEAVLDRNLAENISRVLYPNDNFFEGKELRLKQEYFVVAATLQDIIRRFKSSKFGCRDPVRTCFETFPDKVAIQLNDTHPALSIPELMRILVDVEKVDWDKAWEITKRTCAYTNHTVLPEALERWPVSMFEKLLPRHLEIIYALNQMHLDRVAALYPGDIDRLRRMSVIEEGDCKRINMAHLCVIGSHAVNGVARIHSDIVKNSVFKDFYELEPEKFQNKTNGITPRRWLLLCNPGLADIIAEKIGEGFITDLSQLKKLLEFIDNETFIRDVAKVKQENKLKFAAYLEEHYKVKINPMSMFDVQVKRIHEYKRQLLNCLHAITLYNRIRCNPSKSFVPRTIMIGGKAAPGYHMAKMIIKLITSIGEVINNDPYVGDKLKVIFLENYRVSLAEKVIPAADLSQQISTAGTEASGTGNMKFMVNGALTIGTMDGANVEMAEEAGEENLFIFGMRVEDVEALDQKGYNAREYYERLPELRQAIDQITSGFFSPRDPGCFKDVVNMLMYHDRFKVFADYEAYIKCQGQVDQLFMDPREWTRKVIRNIACSGKFSSDRTITEYAREIWGVEPSATAIPPPNLPRN